The Scatophagus argus isolate fScaArg1 chromosome 20, fScaArg1.pri, whole genome shotgun sequence genome window below encodes:
- the LOC124051894 gene encoding stromelysin-3-like produces MRAVGFCGSIFSLHLILCVHSLPVHDRRTASRYKQQGWPHNSDNVGLKRRGKHEQDTLNNKYHLKSVLASRNDTTFWKRPRCGVPDYPTLMQVSLPYYNLKKKGGLSRQQRKKRFALFGGRWEKTDLTYKIVRFPWQMSEDKVRAVLQEALGVWSAVTPLRFREVTAEKADIIIDFNRYWHGDNLPFDGPGGILAHAFFPRTHREGEVHFDYDENWTVGNNVGTDLLQVAAHEFGHVLGLQHSLEPDAVMCPFYSDSYPLQLSEDDKRGIQYLYGPPLHAPPEMTNEIDVAMPDACRTNFDAVSMIRGELFFFKSRYVWRIRDWQLQPGYPALASRHWTGIPDHIDAAYEDKSGNIWFFRGDSYWVFDAERKITGPDSVRQLGLPVTDIQAALKWEEDRVEKVYLFKSASYWPFNAQKNRVDDVHPRSMHEWEGVPSHIDAAFRDRYGYANFLIGPHYWKFDPVEMKVLEGYPRSIGMDFFGCAAFLSP; encoded by the exons ATGCGGGCTGTCGGGTTTTGCGGCAGCATCTTTTCTTTGCACCTTATCCTCTGCGTTCATTCTCTGCCGGTACACGACCGGAGGACTGCCAGCAGGTACAAGCAGCAG GGATGGCCTCATAACAGCGATAATGTTGGTCTgaaaaggaggggaaaacatGAACAGGACACGCTAAATAATAAGTATCATTTGAAGTCTGTACTAGCATCCAGAAATGACACCACGTTCTGGAAACGTCCTCGATGTGGTGTCCCAGACTATCCCACCTTAATGCAGGTCAGCCTGCCATACTACAACCTGAAGAAGAAGGGGGGCCTGAGTAGACAGCAGCGCAAGAAGCGCTTTGCACTGTTTGGAGGCCGCTGGGAGAAGACTGACCTCACTTACAA GATTGTGCGTTTCCCCTGGCAGATGAGTGAGGACAAAGTGCGAGCAGTCCTCCAGGAGGCATTAGGAGTGTGGAGTGCAGTGACTCCTCTGAGGTTCAGAGAGGTCACCGCTGAGAAAGCTGACATCATTATTGACTTCAACAG GTACTGGCATGGTGACAACTTACCGTTTGATGGTCCTGGAGGAATCCTTGCCCATGCCTTTTTTCCAAGGACACACAGGGAGGGAGAAGTCCACTTTGACTATGATGAGAATTGGACAGTGGGCAACAATGTGG GCACAGATCTCCTACAAGTGGCAGCTCATGAGTTTGGTCATGTCCTGGGCCTGCAGCATTCTCTGGAGCCTGATGCTGTGATGTGTCCCTTCTACAGTGATTCCTACCCTCTACAGTTGAGCGAGGATGACAAGAGGGGCATCCAGTACCTGTATGGGCCCCCTTTGCATGCACCCCCTGAAATGACCAATGAGATAGATGTTGCAATG CCGGACGCCTGCAGAACAAACTTTGATGCTGTATCTATGATCAGGGGAGAGCTGTTCTTCTTTAAGTCCCGATATGTTTGGCGTATCCGCGATTGGCAGCTACAGCCTGGCTATCCAGCTTTGGCATCGCGCCACTGGACAGGCATTCCTGATCACATTGATGCTGCATATGAAGACAAATCTGGTAACATCTGGTTCTTCCGAG GTGACAGTTACTGGGTGTTTGATGCTGAGAGAAAGATTACAGGACCGGATTCAGTTCGGCAGCTGGGTCTTCCTGTAACAGATATCCAAGCAGCTTTGAAGTGGGAAGAGGACCGCGTTGAGAAAGTCTACCTATTCAAGTCTGCTTCTTACTGGCCCTTCAATGCTCAGAAGAATCGAGTTGATGATGTACACCCTCGTAGCATGCATGAATGGGAAGGAGTGCCCAGCCATATTGATGCAGCCTTTCGGGACAGATATG GCTATGCCAATTTCTTGATTGGGCCACACTACTGGAAGTTTGACCCTGTGGAAATGAAGGTGTTAGAAGGCTACCCCCGTAGCATTGGCATGGATTTCTTTGGCTGCGCTGCCTTTCTGTCACCATAA